A genomic segment from Colletotrichum higginsianum IMI 349063 chromosome 5, whole genome shotgun sequence encodes:
- a CDS encoding PA domain-containing protein produces MPCLPTVRDGLTRRFRWTVGSGLPRDSSICELSRGNLASAPPLSLQLFSSQVKEEVLPDLSRSSFSGEHTKLASGSNGEQPSHPDVCFLFLLPLSRQQENMTAPMLLLTELTTSRGAFWFFSPSKPTYEDHTKKQKSTYNTRYSLVVTDPTTNPALTGLSMGERTGSRVLQWVWSYVPEKRHKTTYIGDGGGTVMASVVAIHSNGVLGGRPVMPIQCAYFEMENLPGPENPAMRELGLSW; encoded by the exons ATGCCCTGTTTACCGACTGTACGAGACGGACTGACGAGGCGTTTCCGCTGGACTGTAGGTAGCGGTTTGCCCCGTGACTCTTCCATCTGCGAACTCAGTCGCGGCAATCTGGCTTCggctccccccctctctctccaacTGTTCAGTTCTCAAGTCAAGGAGGAAGTGCTTCCTGATCTGTCGCGGTCATCTTTTAGTGGAGAACACACAAAACTTGCCTCGGGCTCTAACGGCGAGCAGCCTTCGCATCCCGATGTTTgcttcctcttcctgcttcctctctctcgccaACAAGAAAacatgacggcgccgatgctGCTTCTTACCGAGTTGACGACGTCCCGAGGGGCGTTCTGGTTCTTCTCCCCTTCTAAGCCA ACTTATGAAGATCATACCAAAAAGCAAAAGAGtacatacaacaccaggtattcgctggtcgtcaccgacccaactactaatccggccctcactggcttatctatgggagagcggacgggatcccgagttctccagtgggtatggtcgtatgtgcCAGAGAAACGCCATAAAACTACTTATATTGGTGATGGCGGTGGCACTGTGATGGCTTCCGTGGTAGCTATCCACTCCAACGGCGTGTTGGGCGGAAGACCCGTGATGCCGATCCAGTGCGCCTACTTTGAGATGGAAAACCTTCCTGGACCGGAGAATCCGGCCATGCGTGAGCTTGGTCTCAGCTGgtaa